The Sciurus carolinensis unplaced genomic scaffold, mSciCar1.2, whole genome shotgun sequence genome has a window encoding:
- the LOC124973640 gene encoding mitochondrial import receptor subunit TOM5 homolog, with the protein MFWIEGLMPKLDPEEMKQKMHEDVISSIRNFLIYMAPLRVTPFILKKLDSI; encoded by the coding sequence ATGTTCTGGATCGAGGGTCTCATGCCAAAGCTGGACCCAGAGGAGATGAAGCAGAAGATGCATGAGGACGTGATCTCTTCCATACGGAACTTCCTCATCTACATGGCCCCATTGCGAGTCACTCCatttatcttaaagaaattgGACAGCATATGA